A genomic segment from Kallotenue papyrolyticum encodes:
- the trpB gene encoding tryptophan synthase subunit beta, whose protein sequence is MTQLASGRFGPYGGTYVPETLMPAILELQRAYAEAQADPAFLAELDHLQRTYTGRPTPLTFARRLTEHCGGAQIFLKREDLAHTGAHKINNALGQGLLAKRMGKRRVIAETGAGQHGVATATVCALLGLECVVYMGTEDMARQRPNVFRMRLLGAEVRGVDTGSRTLKDAINEAMRDWVTHPDSYYLLGSALGPHPYPTMVRDFQAVIGREARQQMLAQTGRLPDVVIACVGGGSNAIGIFHAFLHDAEVALVGVEAGGLGIASGKHAARFAGGTPGVLQGTYSYVLQDEDGQIALTHSVSAGLDYASVGPEHALLHDQGRASYTYATDQEALDAFQTLCRTEGIIPALESAHAVAEALKRAPRMRPDQTVLVNLSGRGDKDIFTVAEQLGTQLDG, encoded by the coding sequence ATGACGCAGCTAGCGAGCGGACGCTTCGGTCCCTACGGCGGAACCTATGTGCCGGAAACATTGATGCCGGCGATTCTTGAATTGCAGCGGGCCTATGCCGAGGCCCAGGCCGATCCGGCCTTTCTGGCCGAGCTGGATCATCTGCAGCGCACCTACACCGGGCGGCCCACGCCGCTGACCTTTGCGCGGCGGCTCACCGAGCACTGTGGCGGTGCGCAGATCTTCCTCAAGCGCGAAGATCTGGCCCACACCGGTGCGCACAAGATCAACAATGCCCTGGGCCAGGGTCTGCTGGCCAAACGCATGGGCAAGCGCCGTGTGATCGCCGAGACCGGCGCCGGCCAACACGGCGTCGCCACCGCCACCGTCTGCGCCTTGCTGGGGCTGGAGTGCGTGGTGTACATGGGTACCGAAGACATGGCCCGGCAGCGGCCCAATGTCTTCCGCATGCGCCTGCTGGGCGCCGAGGTGCGCGGCGTGGACACCGGCTCGCGCACGCTTAAGGACGCGATCAATGAGGCGATGCGCGATTGGGTGACCCATCCCGACTCCTACTACCTGCTCGGTTCGGCGCTGGGACCGCATCCCTATCCCACCATGGTGCGTGATTTTCAGGCGGTGATCGGGCGCGAAGCACGGCAGCAGATGCTGGCGCAGACGGGACGACTGCCCGATGTGGTCATCGCCTGCGTGGGCGGTGGCTCCAACGCGATCGGCATCTTCCATGCCTTTCTGCACGATGCCGAGGTGGCGCTCGTGGGCGTAGAGGCCGGTGGTTTGGGGATCGCCAGCGGCAAGCACGCAGCGCGCTTCGCCGGTGGCACGCCCGGGGTGTTGCAGGGGACCTACTCCTACGTGCTGCAGGACGAGGACGGTCAGATCGCCCTGACGCACTCAGTGTCGGCGGGCTTGGACTATGCCTCGGTCGGGCCGGAACACGCTCTGCTGCACGATCAGGGACGCGCCAGCTACACCTACGCCACCGATCAGGAAGCGTTGGATGCCTTCCAAACACTGTGCCGCACCGAGGGGATCATTCCGGCGCTGGAGTCGGCCCATGCCGTGGCCGAAGCGCTCAAGCGCGCGCCCAGGATGCGCCCGGATCAGACGGTGCTGGTCAACCTTTCGGGGCGCGGCGATAAGGACATCTTCACCGTCGCCGAACAGTTGGGCACGCAGCTGGACGGCTAG
- a CDS encoding FAD-binding oxidoreductase yields the protein MLLALAAVRAALAAHLPPDRLRTADLEPWSSDATLQPGRPDLVVEPCSTDEVATVVRIAAAHSLPIITRGSGTGVAGGAVPARGGLVLSLARMNRILEIDAPAMTATVEAGVRTGDLQAAVEARGLFYPPDPASLAECTIGGNVATNAGGPRALKYGVTRHYVLGMTVVLADGRVLRLGGQTHKQAVGYDLKQLFIGSEGTLGIVTEVILRLIPRPGYRATLTALFPSLAAASAAVDAVLHSGSLPCALELMDRTTLRMVRAYLGAEVPVEAGALVIIEQDGNAPAALAAELERAANLCAAQGGFAIEIASDDESRARLWRMRRSVHYALEAAAPSFRVEDTVVPRSRISEMVARVEAIAATTGLPIAVCGHFGDGNLHPLIAFDVRDADQAARAAEAERQIVAAALELGGTLSGEHGIGLLKRPFLATAVGAEVLTLMRQLKRLLDPQDLLNPGKLLPDADAPGLL from the coding sequence ATGCTGCTGGCCCTCGCTGCGGTACGCGCTGCACTGGCCGCGCACTTGCCGCCCGATCGCCTGCGCACGGCGGACCTGGAGCCGTGGAGCAGCGATGCAACGCTCCAGCCCGGGCGCCCCGATCTGGTGGTTGAGCCGTGCTCGACGGACGAGGTGGCGACGGTTGTCCGCATCGCCGCGGCGCATAGCCTGCCGATCATCACGCGTGGCAGCGGCACCGGCGTCGCCGGCGGCGCCGTGCCGGCGCGGGGTGGTCTCGTGCTCAGCCTGGCGCGCATGAACCGCATCCTGGAGATCGATGCCCCAGCCATGACCGCAACGGTGGAAGCCGGCGTGCGCACCGGCGATCTGCAGGCCGCGGTCGAAGCGCGGGGTCTGTTCTACCCGCCCGATCCGGCCAGTCTGGCCGAGTGCACCATCGGCGGTAATGTCGCCACCAACGCCGGCGGACCGCGTGCGCTGAAGTATGGTGTGACACGCCACTACGTGCTGGGCATGACCGTGGTGCTGGCCGATGGACGCGTACTGCGGCTGGGCGGCCAGACCCACAAGCAGGCCGTCGGCTACGATCTGAAGCAGCTCTTCATCGGTTCGGAAGGCACGTTGGGCATTGTTACCGAGGTGATCCTGCGCCTGATCCCGCGGCCGGGCTACCGCGCTACGCTGACGGCGTTGTTTCCTTCGCTGGCGGCGGCCAGCGCCGCGGTGGACGCCGTGCTCCACAGTGGCAGTCTGCCCTGCGCGCTGGAGCTGATGGATCGCACCACCCTGCGCATGGTGCGCGCCTATCTCGGCGCCGAGGTGCCGGTGGAGGCCGGCGCGCTGGTGATCATCGAGCAGGACGGCAACGCCCCCGCAGCGCTGGCTGCCGAGCTGGAGCGCGCGGCGAACCTGTGCGCCGCGCAGGGCGGTTTTGCCATCGAGATCGCGAGCGACGATGAATCGCGCGCGCGGCTCTGGCGCATGCGCCGCAGCGTGCACTATGCCCTGGAAGCCGCCGCACCGAGCTTCCGCGTGGAGGATACGGTGGTACCGCGCTCGCGCATTTCGGAGATGGTGGCGCGCGTCGAAGCCATCGCGGCCACCACCGGCCTGCCGATCGCCGTCTGCGGCCACTTCGGCGATGGCAACCTCCATCCGCTGATCGCCTTTGACGTGCGCGATGCCGATCAGGCTGCGCGCGCCGCCGAAGCCGAGCGCCAGATCGTCGCGGCGGCCCTGGAGCTGGGCGGTACCCTGTCGGGTGAGCATGGCATCGGCCTACTCAAACGGCCCTTCCTGGCGACAGCGGTTGGTGCGGAGGTGCTGACGCTGATGCGTCAGCTCAAGCGCCTGCTCGATCCGCAGGACCTGCTCAATCCCGGCAAGCTGCTGCCCGACGCGGACGCGCCGGGCTTGCTATAA